A portion of the Pseudarthrobacter sp. L1SW genome contains these proteins:
- a CDS encoding amidase, whose translation MAELHELSAVALRDELRQGKVSAAEAAAHFLQRIEQKNPLLGAFITVTVDQAMEHARSADSRRSRTPAGELPLLHGMPLAFKDLTDVEGVPTTHGSAALDHKPALSDAPLVALLRKAGAISLGKTQVPEFGLTAYSENRIAPPSRNPHGPSRSSGGSSGGSAAAVAAGLLPFAPGSDGGGSVRIPAAACGLVGLKPGRGLVPAGESLGDPARLVVAGPIARTSADAALMMDALVPGSSPALSTPAARSLPASTRAAPGGVARGEGAYLEALEQDPPRLRIGVTLDSPWSSTFPFSPEQEALDALQAGIGLLEHAGHALGEASMRYDNRYPDAFTTAWTAAVGTARISPHREALLAPLTRTFRRRAQQRSPAKLAESLAFLRQFQHDTVAQFAQWDLMLMPALAQTPRPVGWFTGLHGGERWPAAHWPGDADGDYRKQCEYAPWSSMINVCGLPAITLPVHWTGGTPGLGLPMGIQLVGPAGSEALLLQVANQLGY comes from the coding sequence GTGGCTGAACTCCACGAGCTGTCCGCGGTGGCCCTCCGGGACGAGCTGCGGCAGGGAAAGGTGTCGGCAGCGGAGGCGGCAGCCCATTTCCTGCAGCGGATAGAACAGAAGAACCCACTGCTGGGCGCGTTCATCACGGTGACGGTGGACCAGGCCATGGAGCACGCCCGCTCCGCGGATTCCCGGCGATCCCGGACTCCGGCCGGAGAGCTGCCACTGCTGCACGGCATGCCCCTGGCCTTCAAGGACCTGACCGACGTGGAAGGGGTGCCAACCACGCATGGCAGCGCGGCGCTGGACCACAAGCCGGCCCTCAGCGACGCCCCGCTGGTGGCGCTGCTCAGGAAAGCCGGCGCAATTTCCCTGGGCAAGACCCAGGTGCCCGAGTTCGGATTGACTGCCTACAGCGAAAACCGGATCGCGCCGCCGTCGCGCAATCCCCATGGCCCCAGCAGGAGCTCGGGGGGATCCTCCGGCGGCAGCGCCGCCGCCGTGGCCGCCGGGCTGCTGCCTTTCGCGCCGGGATCTGACGGCGGCGGATCGGTCCGGATTCCCGCTGCCGCCTGCGGGCTGGTGGGCCTCAAGCCCGGCCGCGGCCTGGTCCCTGCGGGGGAAAGCCTGGGGGATCCGGCCCGGCTGGTGGTTGCCGGCCCCATCGCCAGGACCTCCGCCGATGCCGCACTCATGATGGACGCTCTTGTACCTGGGTCCTCCCCCGCCCTGTCCACGCCCGCTGCACGCAGCCTCCCTGCCTCCACACGCGCGGCGCCCGGGGGAGTTGCCCGAGGGGAGGGCGCCTACCTTGAGGCGCTGGAGCAGGATCCGCCGAGGCTCCGCATCGGCGTGACGCTGGACAGCCCGTGGTCCAGTACCTTTCCCTTCAGCCCGGAACAGGAAGCGCTGGATGCCCTCCAGGCGGGCATCGGCCTGCTGGAACATGCCGGACACGCCCTAGGGGAGGCTTCCATGCGCTATGACAACCGCTACCCCGATGCCTTCACCACGGCCTGGACGGCGGCAGTGGGGACGGCCCGGATCAGCCCGCACCGCGAAGCGCTGCTGGCTCCCCTGACCCGCACTTTCCGGCGCCGCGCCCAGCAACGCAGCCCGGCGAAACTTGCTGAATCGCTGGCCTTCCTGCGGCAGTTCCAGCACGATACGGTGGCGCAGTTCGCCCAGTGGGACCTCATGCTGATGCCCGCACTTGCGCAGACACCCCGCCCGGTGGGCTGGTTCACCGGGCTGCACGGGGGCGAACGGTGGCCCGCGGCCCACTGGCCGGGGGACGCCGACGGCGACTACCGCAAGCAGTGCGAATACGCGCCCTGGTCCTCCATGATCAACGTCTGTGGCCTGCCGGCCATCACCCTTCCTGTCCACTGGACGGGCGGAACACCCGGCCTGGGACTGCCGATGGGCATCCAACTGGTGGGGCCGGCGGGTTCCGAGGCCCTGCTCCTGCAGGTGGCCAACCAGTTGGGGTACTAG
- the serS gene encoding serine--tRNA ligase produces MIDVKDLSENPDKYRASQRARRADESVVDAIISADSARRAALIRFENLRAEQNAFGKKVAQAKGDEKKALLAEVKELANSVKAASAEADAAQAKQEELLRSIPNLIEDGVPEGGEDDYVVVKTVGTPREFPDFEPKDHLEIGELIGAIDMERGAKVSGARFYFLRGVGARLEMALLQMAMDQAIEAGFVPMITPTLVRPETMQGTGFDVKHDAEIYRLAEDDLYLVGTSEVALAGYHADEILDFAAGPIRYAGQSSCYRREAGSHGKDTRGIIRVHQFNKVEMFIYTTVEEAAAEHQRLLAWEEEMLAKCELPYRVIDTAAGDLGTSAARKYDCEAWVPTQGAYRELTSTSNCTTFQARRLNIRERVVNAEGVAKGTRAVATLNGTLATTRWIVALLEHHQNPDGSVNVPKALQKYLGGLEVLPVL; encoded by the coding sequence GTGATCGACGTAAAAGACCTCAGCGAAAACCCGGATAAATACCGTGCCAGCCAGCGTGCCCGCCGCGCGGATGAATCAGTGGTGGACGCGATCATTTCCGCGGACTCCGCCCGCCGTGCCGCGCTGATCCGCTTCGAGAACCTCCGTGCCGAGCAGAACGCCTTCGGCAAGAAGGTGGCACAGGCCAAGGGCGACGAAAAGAAGGCGCTGCTGGCAGAGGTCAAGGAACTGGCCAACTCGGTCAAGGCTGCCTCCGCCGAGGCTGATGCCGCCCAGGCGAAGCAGGAAGAACTGCTGCGCAGCATTCCCAACCTGATTGAGGACGGCGTTCCCGAGGGCGGCGAGGATGACTACGTGGTGGTCAAGACTGTCGGCACCCCACGTGAATTCCCGGACTTCGAGCCGAAGGACCACCTGGAAATCGGTGAGCTGATCGGCGCGATCGACATGGAGCGCGGCGCCAAGGTCTCCGGCGCGCGCTTCTATTTCCTCCGCGGCGTGGGCGCCCGGCTGGAGATGGCGTTGCTGCAGATGGCCATGGACCAGGCCATCGAGGCCGGTTTCGTTCCCATGATCACACCCACCTTGGTGCGTCCGGAGACCATGCAGGGCACGGGCTTTGACGTAAAGCACGACGCCGAGATCTACCGTCTCGCCGAAGACGACCTTTACCTGGTGGGCACCTCCGAGGTGGCCCTGGCCGGCTACCACGCGGACGAGATCCTGGACTTCGCCGCCGGCCCCATCCGCTACGCGGGCCAGAGCTCCTGCTACCGCCGCGAAGCGGGTTCGCACGGCAAGGACACCCGCGGCATCATCCGCGTGCACCAGTTCAACAAGGTGGAGATGTTCATCTACACCACCGTTGAGGAGGCTGCGGCCGAGCACCAGCGGCTGCTGGCGTGGGAAGAGGAGATGCTGGCCAAGTGCGAGCTGCCGTACCGGGTGATTGACACCGCCGCCGGCGACCTTGGCACCTCCGCAGCGCGGAAGTACGACTGCGAGGCCTGGGTTCCCACCCAGGGCGCGTACCGCGAGCTGACCTCGACGTCCAACTGCACCACCTTCCAGGCCCGCCGGCTGAACATCCGCGAACGCGTGGTGAACGCAGAGGGCGTGGCGAAGGGCACCCGGGCCGTGGCCACCCTGAACGGAACCCTGGCCACCACCCGCTGGATCGTGGCACTGCTGGAGCACCACCAGAACCCGGACGGCTCGGTCAACGTGCCCAAGGCCCTGCAGAAGTACCTGGGCGGGCTTGAGGTCCTCCCGGTCCTCTAG
- a CDS encoding HAD family hydrolase produces MTTLTETSVAGNDDRRDNENNNGRKLMVALDVDGTLVNHDGHMSPGVRESAQAVVAAGHEVMIATGRSLNATLPIIEKIGIERGYAVCCNGGVTLRLHPGLDSGYEVIHKATFDPGPALRALRERLPSAKYALEDADGNFLSTERFQDPSFGVEAIGVDFHTMLEATAVRVVVFSTENTPEEFNEAIQHVGLAGVTYSVGWTAWLDIAAAGVTKASALESLRGRLGIERHLTVAIGDGRNDIEMLTWAGRGVAMGQAPEEVIAVADEVTHSVFDDGAAHVLRSLL; encoded by the coding sequence ATGACAACGCTGACTGAAACCTCAGTCGCCGGCAACGATGACCGGCGAGACAACGAAAACAACAACGGCCGGAAGCTGATGGTGGCCCTGGACGTGGACGGCACCCTGGTGAACCACGACGGCCACATGTCCCCGGGTGTCCGGGAATCGGCGCAGGCCGTCGTGGCCGCCGGGCACGAGGTAATGATCGCCACGGGCCGCTCGCTCAACGCCACGCTGCCCATCATCGAGAAAATTGGAATTGAGCGCGGCTATGCCGTCTGCTGCAACGGCGGTGTGACCCTGCGGCTCCACCCAGGACTGGACAGCGGCTACGAGGTCATCCACAAAGCCACGTTCGACCCCGGACCTGCGCTCCGGGCACTCCGCGAGCGGCTTCCTTCGGCCAAGTATGCGCTGGAGGATGCGGACGGCAACTTCCTGTCCACCGAGCGCTTCCAGGACCCGAGCTTTGGCGTCGAGGCCATCGGCGTGGATTTCCACACCATGCTTGAAGCCACAGCCGTGCGCGTGGTGGTCTTCAGCACCGAAAACACGCCGGAAGAGTTCAACGAGGCCATTCAGCACGTAGGCCTGGCCGGCGTCACCTACTCTGTGGGCTGGACCGCGTGGCTGGACATCGCCGCCGCCGGTGTGACCAAGGCAAGCGCGCTGGAAAGCCTCCGCGGCAGGCTCGGCATCGAACGGCACCTCACGGTGGCCATCGGCGACGGTCGCAACGACATCGAGATGCTCACCTGGGCAGGACGTGGAGTGGCCATGGGGCAGGCGCCGGAGGAAGTCATCGCCGTCGCCGACGAGGTCACCCACTCAGTGTTCGACGACGGCGCTGCCCACGTGCTGCGCAGCCTGCTGTAG
- a CDS encoding histidine phosphatase family protein — protein MTLTTFALIRHGQTDWNAQRRLQGSTDIPLNDVGRAQARDAVAVLSAYEWDAVVSSPLSRAAETADLIANGLGLADVRHVPELTERSFGPAEGMQAGPELDALRIPGGFRGAESEDEAADRGLAALEALAEEFRGRRLLVVAHGTLLRVSLSRAVGTTLASIDNAVLNLAHHHAIDGWQLEYFNGEPVMAATQA, from the coding sequence ATGACCCTCACCACCTTCGCCCTCATCCGCCATGGCCAGACTGACTGGAACGCCCAGCGGCGGCTGCAGGGATCCACTGACATTCCGCTGAACGACGTCGGCCGGGCCCAGGCGCGTGACGCCGTCGCTGTTTTGTCCGCTTACGAATGGGACGCGGTGGTGTCCTCCCCGCTGAGCCGTGCCGCCGAGACCGCCGACCTGATCGCCAATGGGTTGGGGCTCGCCGATGTACGGCACGTGCCGGAGCTGACGGAACGGAGTTTCGGCCCGGCTGAGGGCATGCAGGCAGGGCCGGAACTGGACGCGCTGCGCATTCCGGGAGGTTTCCGCGGCGCTGAAAGCGAGGACGAGGCGGCCGACCGGGGGCTGGCGGCCCTGGAGGCACTGGCCGAAGAGTTCCGCGGCCGCCGACTTCTCGTCGTCGCCCATGGGACGCTGCTCAGGGTGAGCCTCAGCCGCGCGGTGGGAACCACGCTGGCCAGTATCGACAACGCCGTGCTGAACCTGGCGCACCACCACGCGATCGACGGCTGGCAGCTCGAGTACTTCAACGGCGAGCCGGTAATGGCGGCCACCCAGGCCTGA
- a CDS encoding catalase, which produces MPAEDDVVIPGAPASEPPALEEPTTPREPLPPKPDQRGPEAVSPTGSPTGAPTASRAQSGQYLTTAQGLRLQDTDHSLKAGARGPILLQDHHLREKITHFDHERIPERVVHARGAGAHGVFRSYGTAAKVTKAGFLAPDVETPVFVRFSTVLGSRGSADAVRDTRGFSTKFYTDEGTYDLVGNNIPVFFIQDGIKFPDVVHAAKPHPDREIPQAQSAHDTFWDFVSLHTEAQAHTMWNMSDRGIPRSYRTMEGFGVHTFRLVNAAGDTTLVKFHWKPKQGVHSLVWEEAQIINGMDPDFHRRDLADAIEAGAYPEWELGIQAFPDTEDQMFEGIDLLDPTKFVPEELAPVQPVGLMTLNANPTNFFAETEQVAFHPGHLVPGIDVTNDPLLQVRLFSYLDTQISRLGGPNFAQIPINRPHAPLNDMLRDGMHQTAVHAGVAPYRPNSLDGGCPFLAGQDMGAFVDVPEAVAESIKERRTPASFDDHYSQARLFFRSLGAVEQDHVIQAYTFELGKCFETPIRERQLQALANIDAGLCAAVAAGLGMPAPEATEQVPDRDLSPALSQLGATWPVAGRVVGIITDSSSDLAQVAAARTALDGEGMVPLVIAPTGGTLSGDGLSLTVQRTFLTARSTEFDALIVAGGQVPAPDATAGRDAKAGNPAGSPDPRVAIMLSEAYRHAKAIGAWGSGSDVLAAAGIPAEAPGISAGDAGAPVAAGISSLLAAHRAWDRFPATGQPSQGN; this is translated from the coding sequence ATGCCAGCCGAAGACGATGTTGTAATTCCAGGGGCTCCGGCCAGCGAACCTCCGGCCCTCGAAGAACCCACCACCCCGCGGGAGCCCTTGCCGCCGAAACCGGACCAGCGAGGTCCCGAGGCCGTGTCCCCCACTGGAAGCCCCACCGGTGCGCCGACTGCCTCACGGGCGCAGTCCGGCCAGTACCTGACCACCGCGCAGGGGCTTCGACTGCAGGATACGGACCATTCCCTGAAAGCCGGCGCGCGTGGTCCCATCCTGCTGCAGGACCATCACCTGCGCGAAAAGATCACCCATTTCGACCACGAGCGCATCCCGGAGCGCGTGGTGCACGCCAGGGGCGCCGGAGCGCATGGCGTTTTCCGCTCCTACGGGACAGCGGCAAAGGTCACCAAGGCCGGATTCCTGGCCCCGGACGTTGAAACTCCGGTGTTCGTGAGGTTCTCCACGGTGCTCGGCTCCCGCGGTTCCGCCGACGCGGTCAGGGACACCCGCGGATTCTCGACGAAGTTCTACACGGATGAAGGAACCTACGACCTGGTGGGGAACAACATCCCCGTGTTCTTCATCCAGGACGGCATCAAGTTCCCCGACGTTGTGCACGCGGCGAAGCCCCATCCGGACCGGGAAATCCCGCAGGCCCAGAGCGCGCACGACACCTTCTGGGACTTCGTCTCGCTCCATACCGAGGCGCAGGCCCACACGATGTGGAACATGTCCGACCGCGGCATCCCCCGTTCCTACCGGACCATGGAGGGCTTCGGCGTCCACACCTTCCGGCTGGTCAACGCCGCCGGCGACACCACGCTGGTGAAGTTCCACTGGAAACCCAAACAGGGTGTGCACTCCCTGGTCTGGGAAGAGGCCCAGATCATCAACGGGATGGATCCGGATTTCCACCGCCGCGACCTTGCCGACGCCATCGAGGCCGGCGCCTACCCGGAGTGGGAGCTTGGCATCCAGGCTTTCCCGGACACCGAAGACCAGATGTTCGAAGGAATCGACCTCCTGGACCCCACCAAGTTCGTCCCCGAGGAGCTCGCACCGGTACAGCCCGTCGGCCTCATGACCCTCAATGCGAACCCAACGAACTTCTTCGCCGAAACCGAGCAGGTGGCCTTCCATCCCGGGCACCTGGTACCGGGAATCGACGTCACCAACGATCCCCTGCTGCAGGTCCGCCTGTTTTCCTACCTGGACACCCAGATCTCACGCCTGGGCGGCCCCAACTTCGCCCAGATTCCGATCAATCGGCCGCACGCGCCGCTGAATGACATGCTCCGTGACGGCATGCACCAGACCGCGGTGCACGCCGGAGTTGCCCCGTACCGGCCCAATTCCCTGGACGGCGGGTGCCCTTTCCTTGCCGGACAGGACATGGGGGCGTTCGTGGACGTACCAGAAGCCGTGGCGGAATCCATCAAGGAGCGGCGCACCCCGGCCTCCTTCGATGACCACTACAGCCAGGCCCGGCTGTTCTTCCGCAGCCTGGGCGCTGTGGAGCAGGACCACGTGATCCAGGCCTACACGTTCGAGCTCGGCAAGTGCTTCGAAACGCCCATCCGGGAGCGCCAGCTCCAGGCACTGGCCAACATCGATGCAGGGCTCTGCGCTGCGGTGGCTGCCGGCCTGGGCATGCCCGCACCGGAAGCCACCGAACAGGTCCCCGACCGGGACCTTAGCCCGGCGCTGTCCCAGCTGGGCGCAACCTGGCCGGTCGCAGGCAGGGTGGTGGGCATCATCACCGATTCTTCCAGCGACCTGGCCCAGGTGGCTGCCGCCCGCACAGCGCTCGACGGCGAGGGCATGGTCCCGCTGGTCATCGCCCCGACGGGTGGCACGCTGTCAGGTGACGGGCTCTCCCTCACGGTCCAGCGGACCTTCCTGACGGCGCGGTCCACTGAGTTCGACGCGCTGATCGTCGCCGGCGGCCAGGTGCCCGCGCCGGACGCCACTGCGGGACGTGACGCCAAAGCCGGGAACCCAGCCGGATCCCCTGATCCGCGCGTCGCCATCATGCTGTCCGAGGCCTACCGCCACGCTAAAGCCATTGGCGCCTGGGGTTCCGGATCCGATGTACTGGCCGCGGCCGGCATCCCGGCGGAAGCGCCCGGTATCAGTGCGGGCGACGCCGGCGCCCCGGTGGCAGCCGGCATCTCCAGCCTGCTCGCCGCCCACCGCGCGTGGGACCGTTTCCCGGCCACGGGCCAGCCGTCCCAGGGGAACTGA
- a CDS encoding rhodanese-like domain-containing protein: protein MSDFDNVPVNDIPDDAVILDVREDYEWVAGHADGALHIPLDQLPGRLEELDPDEDVYVICRTGGRSFRAAQWLTGQGYTAINVAGGMDMWLEAGKPLVSDNGLKPMVL, encoded by the coding sequence GTGAGCGATTTCGACAACGTCCCCGTCAACGACATCCCCGACGATGCCGTCATCCTGGATGTCCGTGAGGATTACGAATGGGTGGCAGGCCACGCAGACGGCGCCCTCCACATTCCCCTGGACCAGCTTCCGGGCCGGCTGGAGGAACTCGATCCCGACGAGGACGTCTACGTCATCTGCCGCACCGGGGGCCGGTCCTTCCGCGCGGCGCAATGGCTCACAGGCCAGGGCTACACCGCCATCAACGTCGCCGGCGGCATGGACATGTGGCTGGAGGCCGGTAAGCCCCTTGTCTCGGACAACGGGCTCAAGCCCATGGTGCTGTAG
- a CDS encoding diacylglycerol kinase family protein, whose translation MSDWILYLLIGVALAFAISSWWGVRRLKALHIRSTVGGEAQESGLAEQRVAVILNPIKAGSMEAKGKIQRGCLAAGWEDPVFFETTAEDPGHSQVRAALAYKPDVVLVGGGDGTVRVVAESLAHSGVAMGLVPLGTGNLLARNLDLDVNDLHANVNTALFGRQRYIDTARMDIENSVTGESSEHSFLVIAGIGMDAEILADTNAGLKKAVGWLAYTEAGMRHLPGRRKKVSISLDGSPAQVRNIRSVLFANCGLIPGGIDFIPQAMIDDGMLDVVVMSPRSALGWLLMYVKIMFKHSGKLPVMTVYRSGKVVIKCPEPMPTQLDGDTAGEATKLTVHVEPRSLLVRVKGRD comes from the coding sequence ATGAGCGACTGGATCCTGTACCTGCTGATTGGGGTGGCCCTCGCGTTTGCCATCTCAAGCTGGTGGGGCGTGCGCAGGCTCAAGGCGCTGCACATCCGCAGTACGGTGGGCGGGGAGGCGCAGGAATCGGGGCTTGCGGAACAGCGCGTCGCCGTGATCCTGAACCCCATCAAGGCAGGGTCGATGGAAGCCAAGGGCAAAATCCAGCGGGGCTGCCTGGCGGCAGGCTGGGAAGATCCCGTCTTCTTCGAGACGACGGCGGAAGACCCGGGCCATTCACAGGTGCGGGCCGCGCTGGCGTACAAGCCCGACGTCGTCCTGGTGGGGGGCGGTGACGGCACCGTCCGGGTTGTGGCTGAGTCCCTCGCGCACAGCGGTGTGGCCATGGGACTGGTCCCGCTGGGGACGGGCAACCTCCTGGCCCGGAACCTTGACCTGGACGTCAATGACCTTCACGCCAATGTGAACACTGCGCTGTTCGGCCGGCAGCGGTACATCGACACCGCCCGGATGGACATCGAAAACTCCGTGACGGGCGAATCATCCGAGCATTCGTTCCTGGTGATCGCGGGCATCGGCATGGACGCCGAGATCCTGGCCGACACCAATGCGGGCCTGAAAAAGGCTGTGGGGTGGCTTGCATATACCGAGGCCGGCATGCGGCACCTGCCGGGACGCCGGAAGAAGGTCTCGATTTCCCTGGACGGCAGCCCGGCCCAGGTCCGGAACATCCGCAGCGTGCTGTTCGCCAACTGCGGCCTGATCCCGGGCGGCATCGACTTCATCCCCCAGGCCATGATCGACGACGGCATGCTGGACGTGGTGGTGATGAGTCCCCGCAGCGCCCTTGGCTGGCTGCTCATGTACGTCAAGATCATGTTCAAGCACAGCGGGAAGCTGCCCGTCATGACCGTCTACCGCTCCGGGAAAGTGGTCATCAAGTGTCCGGAACCGATGCCCACCCAGCTGGACGGCGACACCGCCGGCGAGGCCACCAAGCTCACCGTCCACGTGGAGCCGCGGTCTCTATTGGTGAGGGTCAAGGGCCGGGACTAG
- the pheA gene encoding prephenate dehydratase has protein sequence MSASSVTYAFLGPEGTFTEAALMQVPDAAQATRVPSSNVNAALDNVRDGAAYAAMVPIENSVEGGVTATLDAIASGGELRIIREVLVPISFVLVARPGVRLADVRRVSTHGHAWAQCRLWTDSNIPSAEYVPGSSTAAAAMGLLEEACHYEAAICAPLVAQGQPGLSVLAEDIGDNPEAVTRFILVSRPGVLPARTGADKTTVVVPLPEDRPGALMEILDQFASRGVNLSRIESRPTGQYLGDYFFSIDADGHVGDERMADALAGLHRISPATRFLGSYPKADMQRTVVERHTADQAFQAARAWVGDILRPA, from the coding sequence ATGTCTGCGTCCTCCGTCACCTATGCCTTCCTCGGGCCCGAGGGTACCTTCACCGAGGCTGCCCTCATGCAGGTGCCGGACGCCGCGCAGGCCACCCGCGTGCCGTCGTCGAACGTCAACGCTGCGCTGGACAACGTACGTGACGGTGCGGCATATGCAGCCATGGTGCCCATCGAAAACTCCGTGGAGGGCGGGGTTACCGCCACCCTCGACGCCATCGCCAGCGGCGGGGAACTGAGGATCATCCGCGAAGTCCTGGTGCCCATCAGTTTCGTCCTGGTGGCCAGGCCGGGAGTCCGTTTGGCCGACGTGCGCCGGGTATCAACGCATGGACATGCCTGGGCGCAGTGCCGCCTCTGGACGGACAGTAATATCCCGTCAGCGGAATATGTCCCGGGCTCATCCACCGCCGCGGCGGCAATGGGGCTCCTCGAGGAGGCCTGCCATTATGAGGCCGCCATCTGCGCTCCACTGGTGGCGCAGGGGCAGCCGGGCCTGTCCGTCCTGGCGGAGGACATTGGCGACAATCCTGAAGCCGTGACGCGCTTCATCCTGGTCAGCCGCCCGGGCGTGCTGCCCGCGCGCACCGGAGCGGACAAAACCACCGTGGTGGTGCCGCTTCCGGAGGACCGTCCGGGAGCCCTGATGGAGATTCTGGACCAGTTTGCGAGCCGCGGAGTAAACCTCAGCCGCATCGAGTCCCGCCCCACGGGACAGTATCTCGGGGACTACTTTTTCAGCATCGACGCCGACGGGCACGTTGGCGACGAGCGGATGGCCGATGCCCTGGCAGGACTCCACCGCATCAGCCCGGCCACACGTTTCCTCGGCTCATATCCCAAGGCGGACATGCAACGCACAGTGGTGGAGCGGCACACCGCTGACCAGGCGTTCCAGGCAGCGCGGGCGTGGGTGGGAGACATTCTCCGGCCTGCATGA